One stretch of Malus domestica chromosome 14, GDT2T_hap1 DNA includes these proteins:
- the LOC103430926 gene encoding C-type lectin receptor-like tyrosine-protein kinase At1g52310 isoform X2, with translation MGLMEGNLIALQLVAPLIVWFLLGACDSQRVHNEPIRRYLVTSGTEEEPCPAGWILGPNRRKCFGYTRSPQPWNESETHCKSYNGNLAAFKTSQELAFAQNLCASSGCWVGGRGVNSTIGLGWNWSDNTLYWNGSLFHVQPLQSICSNISCHTNSSVNVCILVTNRSTSLLAESCNTSHAFICMVDLGNRCYHMHCHREYLIILGVVSGLILFTTLAVVIWLLAYKRNKKRRRSRKLSNPAETALVAPSWKVFMKEELRSITKNFSEGNRLLGDAKTGGTYSGILPDGSRVAVKRLKRSSFQRKKEFYSEIGRVARLHHPNLVAVKGCCYDHGDRFIVYEFIVNGPLDKWLHHIPRGGRSLDWAMRMKIATTLAQGIAFLHDKVKPHVVHRDIRASNVLLDEDFGAHLMGVGLSKFVPYEVMHERTVMAGGTYGYLAPEFVYRNELTTKSDVYSFGVLLLEIVSGRRPAQAVDSVGWQSIFEWATPLVQAHRYPDLLDPHITVSSPEIPEAGVIQKVVDLVYACTQHVPSMRPRMSHIVHQLQQLAQTPVLK, from the exons ATGGGTTTGATGGAAGGGAATCTGATTGCTCTGCAATTGGTTGCGCCTCTGATTGTTTGGTTTCTGCTGGGTGCATGCGATTCACAAAGG GTGCATAACGAGCCGATTCGCAGGTATTTGGTTACTTCTGGAACTGAAGAAG AACCATGCCCTGCTGGTTGGATTCTTGGACCTAATAGGAGGAAGTGCTTTGGTTATACGAGAAGCCCCCAACCATGGAATGAGTCAGAAACCCATTGTAAAAGTTATAATGGCAACTTAGCAGCATTCAAAACATCTCAAGAACTTGCGTTTGCCCAAAATCTATGTGCTTCCAGTGGCTGCTGGGTTGGAGGCAGAGGTGTGAACTCTACCATTGGTCTTGGCTGGAATTGGTCTGATAATACTTTGTATTGGAATGGGTCTCTCTTTCATGTGCAACCTCTTCAGTCAATTTGCAGTAACATCTCTTGCCACACCAATAGTTCGGTCAATGTATGCATATTGGTGACTAATAGATCCACGTCTCTCTTGGCTGAAAGCTGCAATACGTCTCATGCTTTTATATGCATGGTTGATTTAG GGAACAGATGTTACCACATGCATTGCCACAGAGAATATCTTATTATCCTTGGAGTAGTAAGTGGGTTGATTCTCTTCACAACATTAGCTGTAGTGATTTGGCTTCTTGCATACAAGCGTAACAAGAAGCGCAGACGTTCCCGCAAACTATCTAATCCAGCAGAAACTGCATTAGTCGCTCCGTCATGGAAAGTCTTCATGAAAGAGGAACTAAGGTCAATTACAAAGAACTTTAGTGAAGGAAACCGTCTTCTGGGAGATGCCAAGACGGGAGGCACGTACAGTGGAATTCTTCCTGATGGCTCAAGGGTGGCTGTTAAGAGGTTGAAGAGATCTAGTTTTCAAAGGAAAAAAGAGTTCTACTCTGAAATTGGAAGGGTTGCAAGGCTTCACCACCCAAATTTGGTGGCTGTGAAAGGCTGCTGTTATGATCATGGTGATCGCTTCATAGTTTATGAGTTCATAGTTAATGGACCCTTGGATAAATGGCTGCACCACATACCTAGGGGTGGTCGAAGCTTAGATTGGGCCATGAGAATGAAAATTGCCACAACTCTTGCTCAAGGAATTGC GTTCTTGCATGACAAGGTAAAACCGCATGTCGTGCATCGTGATATCCGTGCCAGTAATGTACTGCTTGATGAAGATTTTGGAGCACATCTAATGGGGGTTGGTCTGTCAAAGTTTGTACCATATGAAGTGATGCACGAGAGGACAGTGATGGCTGGTGGCACTTACGGGTACCTTGCTCCAGAATTTGTCTACAGAAATGAGCTTACGACAAAGAGTGATGTTTATAGCTTTGGTGTGCTGCTGCTTGAGATTGTGAGCGGACGTAGACCTGCACAGGCCGTTGATTCGGTGGGTTGGCAGAGCATTTTTGAGTGGGCAACACCTCTGGTGCAGGCTCATCGCTACCCGGATCTCCTGGACCCTCATATAACTGTTTCTTCTCCTGAGATTCCGGAGGCTGGTGTCATTCAAAAGGTGGTCGACCTCGTCTATGCCTGTACACAGCATGTCCCATCAATGCGCCCGAGGATGTCTCACATTGTTCATCAACTTCAACAGTTAGCCCAGACTCCTGTTCTAAAGTAG
- the LOC103430926 gene encoding C-type lectin receptor-like tyrosine-protein kinase At1g52310 isoform X1, giving the protein MGLMEGNLIALQLVAPLIVWFLLGACDSQRVHNEPIRRYLVTSGTEEGKEPCPAGWILGPNRRKCFGYTRSPQPWNESETHCKSYNGNLAAFKTSQELAFAQNLCASSGCWVGGRGVNSTIGLGWNWSDNTLYWNGSLFHVQPLQSICSNISCHTNSSVNVCILVTNRSTSLLAESCNTSHAFICMVDLGNRCYHMHCHREYLIILGVVSGLILFTTLAVVIWLLAYKRNKKRRRSRKLSNPAETALVAPSWKVFMKEELRSITKNFSEGNRLLGDAKTGGTYSGILPDGSRVAVKRLKRSSFQRKKEFYSEIGRVARLHHPNLVAVKGCCYDHGDRFIVYEFIVNGPLDKWLHHIPRGGRSLDWAMRMKIATTLAQGIAFLHDKVKPHVVHRDIRASNVLLDEDFGAHLMGVGLSKFVPYEVMHERTVMAGGTYGYLAPEFVYRNELTTKSDVYSFGVLLLEIVSGRRPAQAVDSVGWQSIFEWATPLVQAHRYPDLLDPHITVSSPEIPEAGVIQKVVDLVYACTQHVPSMRPRMSHIVHQLQQLAQTPVLK; this is encoded by the exons ATGGGTTTGATGGAAGGGAATCTGATTGCTCTGCAATTGGTTGCGCCTCTGATTGTTTGGTTTCTGCTGGGTGCATGCGATTCACAAAGG GTGCATAACGAGCCGATTCGCAGGTATTTGGTTACTTCTGGAACTGAAGAAGGTAAAG AACCATGCCCTGCTGGTTGGATTCTTGGACCTAATAGGAGGAAGTGCTTTGGTTATACGAGAAGCCCCCAACCATGGAATGAGTCAGAAACCCATTGTAAAAGTTATAATGGCAACTTAGCAGCATTCAAAACATCTCAAGAACTTGCGTTTGCCCAAAATCTATGTGCTTCCAGTGGCTGCTGGGTTGGAGGCAGAGGTGTGAACTCTACCATTGGTCTTGGCTGGAATTGGTCTGATAATACTTTGTATTGGAATGGGTCTCTCTTTCATGTGCAACCTCTTCAGTCAATTTGCAGTAACATCTCTTGCCACACCAATAGTTCGGTCAATGTATGCATATTGGTGACTAATAGATCCACGTCTCTCTTGGCTGAAAGCTGCAATACGTCTCATGCTTTTATATGCATGGTTGATTTAG GGAACAGATGTTACCACATGCATTGCCACAGAGAATATCTTATTATCCTTGGAGTAGTAAGTGGGTTGATTCTCTTCACAACATTAGCTGTAGTGATTTGGCTTCTTGCATACAAGCGTAACAAGAAGCGCAGACGTTCCCGCAAACTATCTAATCCAGCAGAAACTGCATTAGTCGCTCCGTCATGGAAAGTCTTCATGAAAGAGGAACTAAGGTCAATTACAAAGAACTTTAGTGAAGGAAACCGTCTTCTGGGAGATGCCAAGACGGGAGGCACGTACAGTGGAATTCTTCCTGATGGCTCAAGGGTGGCTGTTAAGAGGTTGAAGAGATCTAGTTTTCAAAGGAAAAAAGAGTTCTACTCTGAAATTGGAAGGGTTGCAAGGCTTCACCACCCAAATTTGGTGGCTGTGAAAGGCTGCTGTTATGATCATGGTGATCGCTTCATAGTTTATGAGTTCATAGTTAATGGACCCTTGGATAAATGGCTGCACCACATACCTAGGGGTGGTCGAAGCTTAGATTGGGCCATGAGAATGAAAATTGCCACAACTCTTGCTCAAGGAATTGC GTTCTTGCATGACAAGGTAAAACCGCATGTCGTGCATCGTGATATCCGTGCCAGTAATGTACTGCTTGATGAAGATTTTGGAGCACATCTAATGGGGGTTGGTCTGTCAAAGTTTGTACCATATGAAGTGATGCACGAGAGGACAGTGATGGCTGGTGGCACTTACGGGTACCTTGCTCCAGAATTTGTCTACAGAAATGAGCTTACGACAAAGAGTGATGTTTATAGCTTTGGTGTGCTGCTGCTTGAGATTGTGAGCGGACGTAGACCTGCACAGGCCGTTGATTCGGTGGGTTGGCAGAGCATTTTTGAGTGGGCAACACCTCTGGTGCAGGCTCATCGCTACCCGGATCTCCTGGACCCTCATATAACTGTTTCTTCTCCTGAGATTCCGGAGGCTGGTGTCATTCAAAAGGTGGTCGACCTCGTCTATGCCTGTACACAGCATGTCCCATCAATGCGCCCGAGGATGTCTCACATTGTTCATCAACTTCAACAGTTAGCCCAGACTCCTGTTCTAAAGTAG
- the LOC103430928 gene encoding membrane steroid-binding protein 1-like yields the protein MEGLYGAVMEEIGRYTGLSPAAFFTIAGMMVVVYRIVTGMFVGPEDYNKPPVAATIDTVDSDSKSNFVNKYFNSAGAARGSSVQMGDMTEEQLREYDGSDPNKPLLMAIRAQIYDVSSSRNFYGPGGAYAMFAGREASRALALLSFKPQDINGNLEGLGPDELGILQDWEDKFIEKYDKVGQLVAEQTTTNADEKTEVAADDAQPQAVGQAE from the exons ATGGAAGGATTATACGGAGCAGTGATGGAGGAGATAGGGCGGTACACCGGACTATCACCGGCGGCCTTCTTCACAATCGCCGGGATGATGGTCGTGGTTTACAGAATAGTCACCGGCATGTTTGTGGGTCCCGAAGATTACAACAAGCCTCCGGTGGCGGCGACCATCGACACCGTCGATTCTGATTCCAAATCCAATTTTGTGAATAAATACTTCAATTCCGCGGGGGCGGCGAGAGGCTCGTCGGTCCAAATGGGAGACATGACGGAGGAGCAGCTGAGAGAGTACGACGGGTCCGACCCCAATAAGCCGCTGCTTATGGCTATCAGAGCTCAGATATACGACGTCTCTTCCTCCAG GAACTTTTACGGACCGGGAGGAGCGTACGCCATGTTTGCTGGAAGGGAAGCAAGCAGAGCGCTGGCTCTTCTGTCCTTTAAACCCCAAGACATAAACGGCAATCTCGAAGGTCTGGGGCCTGATGAACTTGGCATACTACAGGATTGGGAAGATAAATTCATCGAAAAATATGACAAGGTCGGGCAGCTTGTAGCAGAGCAAACAACTACAAATGCCGATGAGAAAACTGAGGTCGCTGCCGATGACGCTCAACCGCAAGCAGTTGGACAAGCAGAATAG